CTTGAATCCAGTCACCCACAGAGAACACAGGTGGAGCTTTAAGTCTCATAGTTTGGATTCCTCTTCCCATTTCTCACTGAGGAGGTAGTAGTTGACCTGTACAGAGTGGCTTCTGCTCATGGGACCGTGGTTGTCAGCACCTCTGCCTGAactcagctcctttttttttttttctttttttaaaattttattcatttatttatttttggctgcgttgggtcttcgttgctgcgcacgggcttctcattgcggtggcttctcttgttgcggagcacgggttctaggtgtgcgggcttcagtagttgtggcacacgggctcagtagttgtggctcacgggcttggctgctccgcggcatgtgggatctttccggaccagggctcgaacccgtgtcccctgcattggcaggcggacccccaaccactgcaccaccagggaggcccctcaGCTCCTTTTATTCATGCCTCTGGATGTAGGACTTGGGTTGCTCTGCTGGTGTGGGCAGCGTTTTCATATGTATAGACAGCCCCAGGTTTAATGGagcaaaggaaagcagagaagCTGGCCCAGGGCTCCCCAGCACTGTAGCTGCCTGACAGAGCTAAGCGTGGCTGTCCTGCCGTCCCCTCCAGTTGCCCCACCGGTGCCCCGTGGGTGGGCCTGGAACAGTGGCCCTGGGTGGTAAGCCAGCTGGGTCTCCAGTGAGCCAGAGACACTCCACTGCCTCCTGCTCCCAGCCCCACAGCACCTGCCGGGCATCGCTGCACTCCTGCCGCTACAGCAGCCCAGCCGACTAGCTGCTCCTGCGCAGAGTCACACCTGGCAACCATGGATACCAGCACTGGTGTGGGACTTGGGCGCGCACCTGGGGTGAATCATGGTGACGGCAGGCTTCTCAGACCCTGAGTATGGCTGCCTGCCTAGAACACCCCAagcagacctggagcagccaCAGACACGAGCTGCCCCCATGTGCCTGGATACGCATCTCGATGTGTTTCCAGGGAAAATGGTTTGAGGCTGGCTGCTCAATAGCCATATATGTGGGTCTGATGTCTTCTGCTTTCGATTCGTTTTGAGACTTAGGAAAGACAGAATCACGGAAAGATTGCTCCTGAAATCTGTGAGGTAAACTTTTATCAAGTTTCCTGAATGTATCCCTTCATTTGCCAGCTACTCCCGAGGAATTTTCTCATTCCTAGCCCAGTTCCAAGCCCAGGAGCTCAGGAGgggctctccctctccctgtcacACTGTATGCCGTTTGAGCCCAAGTGTGGCTGGGTTGCTAATGGCAACAGTGCCACACCCTGTTTTTCCAAAAGGCTTTCCTGGCAAATGCCAGAGGgcactctttgtctctctgtcacatgcacacatacactctCCACCCCAGGGAAGCCTTGACCCTCTTTGCTGTGCGCCCAAAGCCTGCCCCGGCCCTCCTTGCTTTTGTTGCTGATGCTTACGAAATGCGAGAACCAGCACACCCCAGCTGATTCCACTCTCAGCCGGCCTCTGCAGCCTGCTTGAGCCTCAGGCTTTgacctcctgcctctcccagagctgggaggaaggaggaagtcaGGATGAGATTGAACTCCTGCCAGATCTGGGTGTCCCTTGCTTCAGGAGACAGGAGACAGAAGGAGGGTGCTGGGCAAAGAGAAGCACATGGTTCTGTGGTGAAAACCGCTCCCGGGCTGCACTGGTGCCTCAGTCCACAGCAGGGTACGTCACCCAGTCTCCGTCCTCTTCCTTCACCCAAAATGGCAGAGCTAGTGCTCTGTCCCTGGGGCACGTCCAGTGAGAATCCACCGACAGTGAGAATCGGCACGTGTATCCAGCGTAGGAGACTGTGCCTGGGCTTGGGCCCCAGCCTCAGTGTTGACAGTGTGTGCAGGCTCCTTTGGCAGCAGCTGAGACTAGTGAAGCTCGAAGCAGAAATCAAAGCACTTTATGCGCTGAGAAAATATTAACCCGGCCttgggggagaaggagaaggctCGCCAGGCCATCCCCAGGCGGTCCAGGCAGCCACTTGGGGCTAAGAAGTCTCGCCTGGGGCCAGGCACACGGCGGGTACCCAGTAAGTACTTGCCGGATGTCATTGGTGCTGGCTTGTGCATTCTTTGCCTTCATCCTGCCCCACCCCGCTCCGCCTGCTGTTTGCTCACTGTATAGTCCTTTTCATGAGAGGACGTTTTAAAAGCACATACAGAATCTTACAACAAACAGCGCATTGTCTGAGTGATCCAGAGCACAACTCTGCAGTCGCCAGGGTGGCCAGAGGCAGCGTGGGGgggagtagagagagagaggagcttGGGTGGGCAGGGGCAGCGTGGAGGGGAGTGGAGAGACAGAGGAGCTTGGGTGGGCAGGGGCAGCGTGGAGGGGAGTGGAGCGAGAGAGGAGCTTGGGTGGGCAGGGGCAGCGTGGaggggagtggagagagagaggagcttgggtgggcaggggcagcgtggaggggagtggagagagagaggagcttGGGTGGGCAGGGGCAGCGTGGAGGGGAGTGGAGAGACAGAGAAGCTTGGGTGGGCAGGGGCAGATCTCCAAGGGAATTGCCCCCTGGGAGTTGTGGTTCTTCACTTCACAATCAGACCTTTTGTTCCCAAGAACGAAGTGGACCAAGAGCGGGTTGATTGGTTTACTAGTAAAGGGCCGTGGACTGctcaggtggcgcagtggttaagaatccgcctgccagtgcagcggacacgggtttgagccctggtccaggaagatcccacgtgccgcggagcagctaagcccgtgagccacaactactgagcctgcgctctagagcccgcgagccacaactactgagcccgtgcgcctagagcccatgctccgcaacaagagaagccactgcaatgagaagcccgcgcaccgcaacaaagagtagcccccgctcgccacaactagagaaagcccgcgtgcagcaacgaagacccattgcagccaaaaattaattaattaattaattttaaaaaacattaaagggCCCTAAGCTAATAACCAACAGGTCCTTTTGTAAATGTCATTTATGCACAAGGCAGTATTGAGTGCTTTGAGTCCCGAAGCCTAGGGAACCCTGAGCTGCTCCTGTAGCCTGGGTAGGAGAGCCTGAGGTGAGAAGGATGGCACCAAGCAACTCTGAGTTTCCGGGATTCTGGGAGGGTGTTTCAGGGGCAGAGCCCCTGGGGGGCTGGAGCTGGTCACGTTATGAGCCAGCGGTGTGCACATCTCTTCCCAGCCTCAAGTTCAGCGACTTCACATTGGTAGCTTGACATTAGCCATGGGGAgaatttacaccacagaaatgggCAGATGCTGCAGGTCGTGGCTgtgcccctccccgcctcccagcTGGGTGTTAAACATCCACCAGCGCGCCCCAGGACATAGCCTTTCGTGGGTGAGCTGCTGTGACGTGGCCACACGCCATCTTTATGCTCGTGCCCTCCGCCTGACCTTCTCTTCCCCTGGGTTGGCACGTGCCGGCTCCTTCTGGTCATTTGATCTCAACTCACAGGCACCCTCTAGGAGTGCTACTCCAGACACCCTGTTTTATTGTTTCGTAGCGTGTATCCCTCCTCGAAAGTGTGTTATCGGcctttttttgaggggggggaTTATTGTCCATGTCTGTCCCCCACCCTaagcctcccacccacccacagaattcttctctgttctttccacAGCCTCCTTTTCTGAAAGAGTCCGGAACATGTCACCTGATGAAATCAAGATCCCGCCGGAGCCGCCCGGCAGATGCTCAAATCACTTACAGGTAAGCACAGCGCTCGGCTGCTGGGGCCCGTGTAGCCTAGGAGGCCTGGGACAGGTGTCTGGCTCGGTCTGACTTTAAGAGGCTTCTGGACGGCCCGAGTGGGAAGGAGCCTGCAGTCCTGGTAACCTCCCTTAGGCTGCTCTCAGGAGTTTGCTCTGTACCCAATGCCACCCTCTGCTGCTTCAGCTGGGGCCCCTAGCTGCCCTCAGTGATGTCCTAACCAGAGAAAACAACATGCCTCTTCTGGGCAACCCTGAGCCAATGGGACCATCTCGGAGGGAACTTTGCTAAGAAACTGAGGGATTGTcagaatgtaaaataaacaaatagaagtgCAAAAGCACAAGCACGGATACGCATAAACTTCAGTCCTCGTTTTCCTGAAATGCCAGCTCACTGGCTCCTTGTCTGACGAAACCTGGTGCAGACCTGACCTGAGGAGATGGAACGGTGAGTGCGGTCACTCCCTTGGGAGCAGGACCTCAGGGGACAGCCGGGATTACACCTCCTGGTCAGCCTCGCTGGTTGTTTCTCCCTGTCCCTCTGCACGTTCCGCTGTGAAGGAGACTTTGTGACAGTAGGGCAGACATGCACGGCTGCCCCCAGAGTGGTGCCCGGTCCACCTGCTCTACCTTTGATCCTGTAGGTTCTACTGGTGCCTCTGGCCACACCCCAAGCCCCCGCAGCACGCTGGCGGACAGATGACTAAAGggacctggggctgggggtgcggCTCACGGTCTCTTCTCCCACAAGTCTCCTGCCTTTGCTGAGGTcgtcccccaccaccaccacctaccACCCGCCCAGCATCGAGTCACCCCTGCGCCAGGCAACAGTCCACAGCCTGTAAGAACTCTCCAGCAGTCCACCAGGCGGAGACAGGCGGCCCAGCCTTCAAGATCAGAGTATTTCTCCTTCTTCGATCCTCCTAGTGGTAGAAACCATGACACTTGAGCAAACGTTTTAGTTCACCTGAAATGGGAGGACCTGTCTGATGGCCCAGGAGACACAGAAAAGTCTTTTGTAAAATACAGATCTTCCTCCATCTGCCGAGCCTTCTGGATAGGCTGCCCTCCGTCACCCTTAAAGAGATAACGTGGAGGCGTGTCGCACCCAGCTTCTCTCTTCCCTGGTAAATGTGTCACGAACTTCTCTCTGCAATTCAGTGCTTCCTCCAGCCATTCTTGGCTTCCGACAGAGGGAGTGGGTCATCTCTCCTGATGTGCCCAAAGGGCCTCGCTCAGGCCCTCCCAGCCTGCCCACCTCCTCTTGCAGGTGAAGAGTGCCCCAAATGTTTTCCTCTGGACAGTCTGTGTTTAGCTGCCGCTAGTGGGGGAGGCGGCCGAGTGACCCTCACCTGGGCCAGCGCCAGCCTTCCTGGGTAAGACTGCTCCTCCTCAGAGGTGGCTCTGCCCTGAGACTCGGGTTCCTGGGGCCTCTTCATGCGCCAGACAGCCCTGATGCCATCTGTTGTGGACTTCTTCTCTGTGGGCCTGGGGACACTTGTGGCATTGGCCCAGATCCCTGCCAGGTGGTTCTTCTGTTTTCCATTGAGCCAGGGCAGGGACATGGAGGGGAGTTTGGATGAAAAATGACCTCTTGACCCCTGACGGTGCCTCTTGATAAAGTGGTGGGGACCGGCCATCTGTGAGCCGCCCCTCAAAGGACACTGGGGAGGCTTGTGACACCTCTACTCCTGCCTTCCTAGATCTCCTGCTGAGGACTTATCCCCATGTTAAAATTCAAAACCAGCCTTCAGCCCCTGCCCGTCAACACTAAAGCCTGAAACACCTCTTCAAGTGATTCAGGAACTGATTAACCAAGTGGGGATTTGTTCACTGTCTTCTCTGCGGCTTCTCTGCCTTGACCTTCTTATTCTTCCCTCTACTAACCACCCAAAGCGGGTCAGAAGAGAGCAAAGCAAAAGCAGGCTGGTCTCCGTCTATCTTATCTGTGCTCGGTGCTGGTCACAGGCTGGGTGGTGGAAGACCGTATGGCCGGAGCAGGGCTTCACGTGGCTCTGTGGCTCTCCTGGGTCCTCATGTCCACACAGCATGTGTGACCACAGACTGGGATCATGAGGCGGTGAGGTTCTGTCATAGTcattcttctgtttctcttccaCAGGACAAGATCCAGAAGCTTTATGAGCGGAAGATAAAGGAAGGAATGGATATGAACTACATTAtccaaaggaagaaggaattTCGGAATCCCAGGTGAGTTTCCCATGAACCTGCAGGGTCAGTTGGGTGGTTGATGTTGGACTGGGGACGGGGATGCCGCCATGGAGGTGGCAGGGAGAGGCCCAGCTCAGATCACACCTGAGCCCAAAAGGACCATCACCCAGACTGCATTACCCTCGCCGAGGCTTACCGTTTACCGTTGAAGAGCCAGATTGAACACGTAAAGCAGAGTGGAAGCCGAGAGACCTGGGCTGGGCGGGGGCGCCTGGCTGGGTTCTCATTCCCACTCTGCTCCTAAAGCATGTGACCTCTCAAGGCCTCAGTGTCCGCTGCTGTTCGATGAGGGGATTGGACCAGATGATCACCCCAGGTCCTTCCACCTCTAGGAAGTGGTTGATTCTGTGCGCAGGTGAGAGGTCTGAGAAACAGAACTGTGTCTGGGTCTTACTCCGTCCAGTGCTCAAGCAAGTGACACACCCAGGAAGGAGCCTCGTGTGCAGATAGCCGAGACCTGCCCTGGCCCCTACGGGCCTAAGTGGGGTGGCCCCGACCAAACCACGCACACTGAAGGTCAGATGTCCGGTTAAGAACAGAAACTGCAGCCCTCACCTCGACACCGTATTCGTCCTGGCCACTGGCCCCAGTCCATCTCTCTGGGAGGCTGGAGGGCCAGAAGTGACTTTTAATGTCAAGCCAGTGGACGTTTCCCCTTCCATCCGGAAGCTTGCTTAGAACAGTTCAGCCAGATTTAAAGGCTTCACCTGAGCCCAGGCACCAAATGGTTCTGATCTCTTGAACTCTGGCGCCACACAGGGCCCGGCTCTCAGGCCTGCTCAGCGCCTTGCGGTTTTCCTCTTTCAGCATCTATGAGAAGCTCATCCAGTTCTGTGCGATTGACGAGCTCGGCACCAACTACCCGAAGGTATGCCCCACCCGCAGAGGCTGAGGGTGAGAGAGGGCACCCGGGGCCCTGTGCTCATCCCGCTGGGCCCAGCCTGGCTCCTCCGAAGGGTCCACACTGCAGCACTGCCAGCTGAGGAGCGCAGTCCCCGTCTCTCCTGTTTGAGCCCCGGGGCCTCTGATTGGCTAGGGCCTGAGCGTGGACTCGCCGTGCCCTGTAGAACAGCCTGTGCACACATGCATCTCTGCCCTCATAACCCTAAGGAGGACTGGCTGGAGACCAGGGCTAACAGCTGAGCCCCTGTGCCCTTGAAGGCAGGAGACTCCAGGCCAGGAAGATCCACGGGAAGACTCAGGGAAGGCACTTCAACCTTTACCGCAGctttaaccttttctttttcaggatATGTTTGACCCCCATGGCTGGTCTGAAGACTCCTACTATGAGGCATTAGGTGCGTAGCTGTCCGTCTGCCTGCTCACCCATCCGTCTGTCTATCCCTCCAGTCATCAGGCAGCACAGATTTCAGGGTCTCCTCCATGTCCGGCCATGTCTGAGGAGCTGGGTATACAGCCTTGAAAGGTCCAGACCCCATCCCTGACTTATGAGGCTTACAGTACAGCAAAGAAGACAGGATTAAAGGAGTGATCCAGCGATGACAGGTGTGGGGATGGTGGGCGTGCAGGCAGGGCCACCTAATTGGGCCAGGGGTGGGGCGGCCTCGCTGAGGAAACCGGGTCCGAGGTGAGGTTTGAAGGTGCACAGAGACTGGCCGAGCAGGTGTAGACGGTGTCCCAGGCAGGGGCCAGCGGGAGTGCAGCAATCTCGGAAGGGGCCCATCTGGGAGAACTGGGAGGAATTTCAAAGGGCCCGTTTCCTCGGATGCCTGGTCCCAAACCAGCAGCCTGTGAACCAGATCTGGCCTGTAGGTGTGTTTTGTTTGGCCCATATGAGTTTTGTCTTGCTTTAATTTGAATTAGTTGACAACGTTTTATCTAAAaatgtagggacttccttggtggtccagtggttaagactccgagcttccaatgcagggggcgtgggttcgatccctggtcaggaaacgaAGGTCCCACAGGCTGCATGGCacggtaaataaatacatacatacatacattaaaaaatacattaagggacttccctggtggtgcagtggttaagaatccacctgccaatgcaggggacacgggttcaagccctggtccgggaagatcccacatgccgcggagcaactaagcccgtgtgccacaactactgagcccacgtgccacaactcctgaagcccgcacgcctagagccatgctccgcaacaagagaagccaccgcaatgagaagcccacgcaccacaacaaagagtagcccccgctcgccacaactagagaaagcccgcgcgcagcaacgaagaaccgcgcagccaaaaatacattaaaaataaataaatttatttttaaaaatacattaaaaatacatgcataaaaaaatgcatacattaaaaaataaaaatccaaggtTCCGGCTGCTCTTGGTTGCTGAGAAGGTAGTCACACTAGGCCAGCATTCCCAGCCAGCTGAAGCCGGGAACAGCTGACCCCTCCAGACGGCAGTGCACAGCCCCAGCCTCGGGGCCTTTAAGTTTGAGGCCCCTGCTTCATGCTGGCCGAGCGCTGGCACTTAATTTTGCCCACCACAAAGGGATGCTTCAAACAAGAACCCCAGGGAAGCGGCAAGTGCTAGTCCTTCAGCCTGAAGTATCTCCTCGTGTGGGAGTTGTTTCGGCTGCTTGTGTAACTGCCCGTCTTGTCTTCGTAGCCAAAGCCCAGAAGattgaaatggacaaattggaaAAGGCCAAAAAGGAGCGAACCAAAGTAAGTGATGGACGGCAGTCCTGATGAAGAGGGCAGCTGTTCAGAGCGCACGGGTCCTGCTGGCTAAGCCCTGGGACGTCCAGGCTGCTCTCCCCACAACCACTGGTGCATCGCCTGACGACGCTCTGAGCAGCCTTAGGTGTGCCCCGTGCTGGATTTTAAGCCTCCCTAACTCAGCTTGAAGACGCTTCCCGGTTGCTTCCGTTTGGTTTCTTGGCATCTTATATTTGCTGCATTAcatcccttcacacacacacacacacacacacacacacacacacacacacacacacacaaacacaccacaccCCGTTAACAGCCATAGACCCCTGGGGGCTTTCTCCCTTTGTCGTCATAGGTGTTCTCCTCGGCCTGAACGGAGGCAGATATTTCCTTCCCAGGGCGCTCTGGTCTGTGCCTTTCTTGGCTTCCAGAGCTGACCTCTGCAGCCTGCCTTAGTGCTTCCCTGTAGGCCCCATGCCTGATGGCCCGGCAACCCCTCCTTTTAGGATCCTGAGCACGCTGCTTCCCAAGCAGCGCCGCCTCCCGCGGAGTGTGAGGGCGGGGGCCTGGGCCTGAGGGGGGGCGGCGGGCAGGGGTGCCCGAGCGCAGAGACACAGTGGTGCCGGGAGGGGTCCGATGTCTGTTGGGGAAGCTCTCTTCAGAGGATTAAACCCCCTTCGAGCGCCTGCCCCGCACCTCTCCTACCCCTGGACAGTCAGAGCAGAGCTGATTCTCACGGCCTCCTTTGTGTGGTGCCGACCTCCTGTGCCCTGGGAGCAGACAGCTGGCAGGACGACGTGGATACACAGCTTTGCACGGGTTTTAACGCTCGTCCCTGTCGCCTTCCAGATAGAGTTTGTGACGGGCACCAAGAAAGGGACCACGACcaacgccgccgccgccaccaccgCCACGGCCAGCACAGCTGTTGCAGGTAGACGGCGGCTCCGCTTCCCGGCCACTCCACAGACGGAGCGAGGGCTTCCCTCCCTTGTTCTGGGGAACAGGGCCTGGCCTCGCTGTGGTTTGTGCTGAGCCCGCTTTGGAGCCTGGGGTGGGGTTCCGGTTCACTGGCTGCCCCTTGGCTTTCTGAGGCTAGGGGCCCTGCAGTTTCTGCCCCCTGAGCTCTGACTGCTGGCCTCCTGGAAAGGGAGTGTTGCTTTATGGTTGGTGTTGATCCTGGCTTCTCGCTTGCCTTACCCCCAGACGCCCAGAAGAGAAAGAGCAAGTGGGACTCGGCCATCCCGGTGACGACGATAGCCCAGCCCACCATCCTCACCACTACGGCCACCCTACCCGCTGTCGTCACGGTGACGACCAGTGCCAGTGGCTCTAAGACCACCGTTATCTCTGCCGTGGGCACCATCGTGAAGAAGGCCAAGCAGTGACCTGAGGGACCAGCTCGGGGTGGCTCGGACATTCTCCTTTCCTTCAAGGGGAGGAGCCACTCTGGGACTTGACGAGACTGTGCAGCCCGGTGACCTACGCCCACTGGGAGGCACCACTTTGTATATTTCAGGACTGGGACCTGCTCCCCGAGTGCCACCCCGAGAGGAGACTCCGTGCAGCCTTCCAGCTGGAAGAGACGTTGCTGCAGCAGAGTGGGGCACTGTGGACAGTGTCCTCCACACCGTGGGGTCTGCCGCCCTATTAAAAGCACTGTATCCTTACATCTCAGCATCTCGGATGCACTGGCCTCTTCTACAGTCTGTTttcaggcaaacgtgaaagctcAAGTGTCCTCCCCATCTTCTTGGTTGGGATTGTCAGGGTTGACAGTGGGATGACCAAAGCCTGTGGCGCTGCTCAGAGAAGGTGGCCCAGGAAATGACTGTGGTCATTCCCAGTGAACGCCTCTTGGCGTGGGCGGGCAGGgttcagagggcaggggaggccCCAGTTCCCGCTGTCTGCTACCCTGACCCTGCAACTCAGCCAGTCCTCAGGCAGGAGCCCAGGCCTCTACTCCCTTGGGGGCAGTTGAGCCCTCCTCGGACCACTTCTTGGACACACCCCAGTTTTTGAAGTCAAGCCAGTGACCAGGAGGACTGGGGTTGACCCCCAGCCCATGCAGGGAGGGGGCGAGGTGTGAGCAGGCCCGGTGTGGGGAGATGAGTCACCTCCTGGCATGGCTGGGCAGCCGCTCATTGTTTACGTGAAACCCGGCTCCTGGGAGGCTCCCGCCACCCCACCCTTCCTGTGCCGGTTATCTCTGCCCCACAGCAGCACCCGGGCAGCGCCAGTGGCCGCCAGGCTCCTTTTGGGGCCAAAACAGATTTCCCAGCTGCTGCCAGGCCTGGAGTCCGAGGCCGGAGGGAACGGGTCTGCCTTTCCTGCTCTCTGGCAGCTCGCTTCTGCGGCGGGAGGGCTTCGTGTTCAGAGAAGGCGGCGGGGCTGTGAGGGGCAGGGTTGCTTCCCTCGGGCGGGTGGGGGATTAGAAAGGTGGTCCCACCTTTCTAGGTTGTGCCCGATACTGCTGCGTGACCAGAGGGGTGTGACAACCCTGCCCTGTGGTCCCCAAAATAGAGATCGAGTCACACTCGCCCCCTCCCCACAAACATACACTCGGCACCAGAAGAGGTCGGTTCTCCCCCTCCACTCCTTTGTGAAGACTTCGCAACCCTGGAGAGAGGGGCTGCTGTCCCCTGAGTCAGAAGGGGCTTCCTGCCCCGCAGCCTCCTCCGACAGGGACCCCTCGTTCCACAAGGGCCCCGTAGAGCTTGTGTGGGTGGCAGCGTGGGACCGTGGGGACAGCAGGAGCGGGGTCAGCACCTCTGCTCTGGATCCCAGTTTAAAACAAGTTGAGTTTGAGTCGCGTCTTGGGCCCTTCTGTAAGCCTTCTTTGTCAGATCACGGTAATAAAGCTTCTTAAGGTGGTTGTGGAGAATCAATGAGATGATTTATACAAAAGTTTTATTAACTGTAATGTACTCTACACATGTCTGTTGTTGGCCAATCCAGTTCCTTCTTGTTTTAGACCAAGGAGGGAAGCAAACTCCTGAGATGATAAAACTGGCCAGGGTCGTGGCCTTTGACTGTGCTCTGggcacccccagccctggccatCAAGCTGTCCGGTTGGATCAGTAATGACTGTTTCCCCTGCGGGGCTCCGCCGCTGGGGCCCTGGGCAATGAACACAGTCTGGGGGTTGGGCAGCCCAGAGTTGGCAGAGTTGTTCCACTTACAAGCCTTGTGAGTGGGGTGAAGGTCTTTACTACCGCTGAATTTCAGTTTATTCTCCTGTAAAACAGGCTTGGTGCCTGCCCACCTTAGTTCCACTGAGGGTGCCACAGGGGTGGCTTAGCTGTCTCTGGAGACTGGGTGTCCCCAGCACGCGGGTCCAAAGTCCTCTGTCTC
This window of the Balaenoptera ricei isolate mBalRic1 chromosome 20, mBalRic1.hap2, whole genome shotgun sequence genome carries:
- the SAP30BP gene encoding SAP30-binding protein, which codes for MAGKKNVLSSLAVYAEDSEPESDGEAGVETAGGAAEEKGGLVSEAYGEDDFSRLGGDEDGYEEEEDENSKQSEDDDSETEKPEADDPKDNPEVEKRDPQELVASFSERVRNMSPDEIKIPPEPPGRCSNHLQDKIQKLYERKIKEGMDMNYIIQRKKEFRNPSIYEKLIQFCAIDELGTNYPKDMFDPHGWSEDSYYEALAKAQKIEMDKLEKAKKERTKIEFVTGTKKGTTTNAAAATTATASTAVADAQKRKSKWDSAIPVTTIAQPTILTTTATLPAVVTVTTSASGSKTTVISAVGTIVKKAKQ